One Cupriavidus taiwanensis LMG 19424 DNA segment encodes these proteins:
- a CDS encoding amidohydrolase family protein — protein sequence MTRGLACGGAPLAIVDAHHHLWRLDRGHYPWLQDACEPAAFFLGDNRALRHDYLPAQYRQDTHEDGHVTVLATVHVEAERDRSEAVAETAWLHEPGWPQGMAAAVVAYAPFGTSGCAAVLARQASFARVRGIRCKPLTASKPGEAVAAKAGSMQDQAWLDDLARLPRHGLSWDLRVPFWHLAEAAQVAAALPELRIALNHTGLPLDRSDAGLAHWRRGMEALAACPNVMVKLSEFGLPGGRWDAAGNRRIVRETLAIFGHERAMFGSNLPVASLSASFGTVLGTVCEALPDPAARIRVLAENAARFYRIARADMAQPPVG from the coding sequence ATGACGCGCGGCCTGGCGTGCGGCGGCGCGCCGCTGGCCATCGTCGATGCCCATCACCACCTGTGGCGGCTGGATCGCGGGCATTATCCCTGGCTGCAGGACGCCTGCGAGCCGGCCGCGTTTTTCCTTGGCGACAATCGGGCGCTGCGGCACGACTACCTGCCGGCGCAGTACCGGCAAGATACGCATGAGGACGGCCACGTCACCGTGCTGGCCACGGTGCATGTCGAGGCCGAACGCGACCGCAGCGAGGCGGTCGCCGAAACCGCCTGGCTGCACGAGCCCGGCTGGCCGCAAGGCATGGCCGCCGCGGTGGTGGCCTACGCACCGTTCGGCACGTCCGGCTGCGCCGCAGTGCTTGCGCGGCAGGCGAGCTTTGCGCGGGTACGTGGCATCCGCTGCAAGCCGCTGACCGCCAGCAAGCCGGGCGAAGCGGTGGCCGCCAAGGCCGGTTCCATGCAGGACCAGGCCTGGCTGGATGATCTCGCGCGCCTGCCGCGCCACGGGCTGTCATGGGACTTGCGCGTGCCGTTCTGGCACCTGGCCGAGGCGGCGCAGGTGGCCGCCGCTCTGCCGGAGCTGCGCATTGCGCTGAACCACACCGGCCTGCCGCTGGACCGCTCCGACGCCGGCCTGGCGCATTGGCGCCGCGGCATGGAGGCGCTCGCCGCCTGCCCCAACGTAATGGTCAAGCTGTCCGAGTTCGGGCTGCCCGGCGGCCGCTGGGATGCGGCGGGCAACCGCCGCATCGTGCGCGAGACGCTGGCCATCTTCGGCCATGAGCGCGCCATGTTTGGCAGCAACCTGCCGGTCGCCTCGCTGAGCGCCAGTTTCGGCACGGTGCTCGGCACCGTATGCGAGGCCTTGCCCGACCCTGCGGCGCGGATCCGCGTGCTGGCGGAGAATGCGGCGCGCTTCTACCGCATTGCGCGTGCGGACATGGCGCAGCCACCGGTAGGATAG
- a CDS encoding MFS transporter, whose translation MTISQPAGGACTPVLDSRTGIPAQRWWRVIPPILMVCIVSYMDRVNIAFAMPGGMSEALGIGAGMAGLAGGIFFAGYLFLQIPGGKLAVRGSGRRFIAWSMLAWAVLSVLTGLVRNQTELLILRFALGVAEGGMLPVVLTMIGNWFPDHERGRANALVILFVPIAGMITAPLSGLVIAALDWRWLFIIEGLISALCLALWWLLACDRPQEARWISAAERDYVLGRLHAEQQHAAPARAPATHSVLARLLRDAVIWRLIALNFLYQMGIYGYTLWLPTILKNLTHGDMGQVGLLAMLPYVGTMAGILLVSAWSDRSGRRRAFVTWPLLAFAACLAGSVWFHANTWLAYGLLVGSGVCLQAAAGVFWTLPPRLLAADDAGVARGLINALGNLGGFCGPYAVGLLIQHVDAGAGVYLLAGALVLAAVLAATLPERCR comes from the coding sequence ATGACCATTTCGCAACCCGCGGGCGGCGCCTGCACGCCCGTCCTCGATTCCCGCACCGGCATTCCGGCCCAGCGCTGGTGGCGGGTGATCCCGCCCATCCTGATGGTGTGCATCGTGTCCTATATGGACCGCGTCAATATCGCCTTTGCCATGCCCGGCGGCATGAGCGAAGCGCTCGGCATCGGCGCCGGCATGGCGGGCCTCGCCGGCGGCATCTTCTTTGCCGGCTATCTGTTCCTGCAAATCCCCGGCGGCAAGCTGGCCGTGCGCGGCAGCGGCCGCAGGTTTATCGCCTGGTCGATGCTGGCGTGGGCGGTGCTGTCGGTGCTGACCGGACTGGTGCGCAACCAGACCGAACTGCTGATCCTGCGCTTTGCGCTCGGCGTGGCCGAGGGCGGCATGCTGCCGGTGGTGCTGACCATGATCGGCAACTGGTTTCCGGACCATGAGCGCGGCCGCGCCAATGCACTGGTGATCCTGTTCGTGCCGATAGCGGGAATGATCACCGCCCCGCTGTCGGGGCTGGTGATCGCCGCGCTCGACTGGCGCTGGCTGTTTATCATCGAGGGCCTGATCTCGGCCCTGTGCCTGGCCCTCTGGTGGCTGCTGGCCTGCGACCGTCCGCAGGAAGCCAGGTGGATCAGCGCGGCCGAACGCGACTATGTGCTGGGCCGGCTGCATGCGGAGCAGCAGCACGCCGCGCCGGCAAGGGCGCCGGCCACGCACTCGGTGCTGGCACGGCTGCTGCGCGATGCCGTGATCTGGCGCCTGATCGCCCTGAATTTCCTGTACCAGATGGGCATCTACGGCTACACCCTGTGGCTGCCCACCATCCTCAAGAACTTGACCCACGGGGACATGGGACAAGTGGGCTTGCTGGCCATGTTGCCGTATGTGGGCACCATGGCAGGCATCTTGCTGGTGTCCGCCTGGTCAGACCGCAGCGGGCGCCGGCGCGCCTTCGTGACGTGGCCGCTGCTGGCATTTGCCGCGTGCCTGGCCGGTTCGGTCTGGTTCCACGCCAACACCTGGCTGGCCTATGGCCTGCTGGTTGGCAGCGGCGTCTGCCTGCAGGCCGCGGCGGGCGTGTTCTGGACCTTGCCGCCCCGGCTGCTGGCGGCGGACGACGCCGGCGTGGCGCGCGGCCTGATCAATGCGCTCGGCAATCTCGGCGGGTTCTGCGGGCCGTACGCGGTCGGACTGCTGATCCAGCATGTCGATGCCGGTGCAGGTGTCTACCTGTTGGCCGGGGCGCTGGTGTTGGCCGCGGTCCTGGCGGCAACCTTGCCGGAGCGTTGCCGATGA
- a CDS encoding YncE family protein, which produces MDNRWTAVLVEKFGHSFSAYDLQTGARRFTVPLPEYPHEFAIDRDRLLGYVGHYGVQTFAHPGDGGAAVIAVDLVRGERHGVLGCAPWHRIHGLQLDARGRVYALSERDNMLLVFEVPSSRHTPDRAVPSGGVKSHLFVLSRDGQRAYVTSLLSHTVTLVHPHDATRQPLAVHAGRRPEGCCLSPDEAMLYVASRDEHRITQLDAHTLAELGTAATGEDPTRLYWSPCKRLIALNYGERSLRFFDPYTLAELARVDTGAKPIALAFHPADPGRAWLALNDNSVGVLDLRTLTLRHAFATGKEPDGLAILALPRELPPNPDKVPQPRRTR; this is translated from the coding sequence ATGGATAACCGCTGGACCGCGGTACTGGTGGAAAAATTCGGCCACAGCTTCAGTGCCTATGACCTGCAGACCGGGGCACGCCGCTTTACCGTGCCGCTGCCGGAATACCCCCACGAATTCGCCATCGACCGCGACCGGCTGCTGGGCTATGTCGGCCACTACGGCGTGCAGACCTTTGCCCATCCCGGCGATGGCGGCGCGGCGGTGATCGCGGTCGACCTGGTCCGCGGCGAGCGGCATGGCGTGCTGGGCTGCGCGCCATGGCATCGCATCCACGGCCTGCAGCTCGATGCGCGGGGCCGCGTCTACGCGCTGAGCGAGCGCGACAACATGCTGCTGGTGTTCGAAGTGCCGTCGTCACGGCACACGCCGGACCGCGCGGTGCCTTCCGGCGGCGTCAAGAGCCACTTGTTCGTGCTGTCGCGCGACGGCCAGCGTGCCTATGTCACCAGCCTGCTGTCGCACACCGTGACGCTGGTTCATCCCCACGACGCCACGCGCCAGCCGCTGGCCGTGCATGCCGGCCGGCGCCCGGAAGGCTGCTGCCTGAGCCCCGACGAAGCCATGCTCTACGTTGCCAGCCGGGATGAGCACCGCATCACGCAGCTGGACGCCCATACCCTCGCAGAATTGGGTACGGCCGCAACCGGCGAGGATCCGACACGGCTCTACTGGTCGCCCTGCAAGCGGCTGATCGCGCTGAACTATGGCGAGCGCAGCTTGCGTTTCTTCGACCCGTACACGCTGGCAGAACTGGCCCGGGTCGATACCGGCGCGAAACCCATCGCGCTGGCCTTCCATCCCGCCGACCCCGGCCGCGCCTGGCTCGCCCTGAATGACAACAGCGTCGGCGTGCTCGACCTGCGCACGCTCACCTTGCGCCACGCCTTTGCCACCGGCAAGGAGCCGGATGGGCTGGCGATCCTGGCGCTGCCGCGCGAATTGCCCCCCAACCCAGACAAGGTGCCGCAGCCCCGGCGCACTCGCTGA
- a CDS encoding ATP-NAD kinase family protein: MGQPRFADAPLVGIIANPVSARDIRRVIANANSLQLADRVNIVLRLLAALSSCGVRRVLMMPDREGLRVMLARHLAHRQGPDSSLPEVAYLDMPVASRVDDTLHAARCMADAGVAAIIVLGGDGTHRAVVRECGAVPIAGLSTGTNNAYPEMREPTVTGLATGLYATGRIPASQALASNKRLDIVIRDGNGTFRRDIALVDAVISHEHFIGARALWKTDTLAAVYVSFADPEAIGLSSIAGLLEPVGRRDAGGLAIELAAPGAGEFELSAPIAPGLMCTVPIAGWQRLAHGRPHRVRQRSGVVALDGERELTFGPDDEVTVTLHDHAFRSIDVAACMRHAARHHLMRSVPQHAMA, translated from the coding sequence ATGGGGCAGCCCAGGTTCGCCGATGCGCCGCTGGTCGGCATCATCGCCAATCCGGTTTCGGCGCGCGACATCCGCCGCGTGATCGCCAACGCCAACAGCCTGCAGCTGGCTGACCGCGTCAATATCGTGCTGCGCCTGCTGGCCGCGCTGTCGTCCTGCGGCGTGCGGCGCGTGCTGATGATGCCCGACCGCGAAGGGCTGCGCGTCATGCTGGCGCGGCACCTGGCGCACCGCCAGGGGCCCGACTCGAGCCTGCCCGAGGTCGCGTATCTCGACATGCCAGTGGCCTCGCGCGTCGACGACACGCTGCACGCCGCGCGCTGCATGGCCGATGCGGGCGTGGCCGCGATCATCGTGCTGGGCGGCGACGGCACCCACCGCGCCGTGGTGCGCGAATGCGGCGCGGTGCCGATCGCGGGCCTTTCGACCGGCACCAACAATGCCTACCCCGAGATGCGCGAGCCCACCGTCACCGGGCTCGCCACCGGCCTCTATGCCACCGGCCGCATTCCCGCCAGCCAGGCGCTGGCGTCGAACAAGCGCCTGGACATCGTCATCCGCGACGGCAATGGCACCTTCCGCCGCGACATCGCGCTGGTCGATGCCGTGATCTCGCACGAACACTTCATCGGCGCGCGCGCACTGTGGAAGACCGACACGCTGGCCGCGGTCTACGTGTCGTTTGCCGATCCCGAAGCGATCGGGCTGTCGTCGATTGCCGGCTTGCTCGAGCCGGTGGGTCGGCGCGATGCGGGCGGCCTGGCGATCGAACTGGCGGCGCCGGGCGCGGGTGAATTCGAACTAAGCGCGCCGATCGCGCCCGGCCTGATGTGCACCGTGCCGATTGCCGGCTGGCAGCGCCTCGCGCACGGCCGCCCGCATCGCGTGCGCCAGCGCAGCGGCGTCGTCGCGCTGGACGGCGAGCGCGAGCTGACCTTTGGTCCGGACGATGAGGTCACCGTCACGCTGCACGACCACGCCTTTCGCAGCATCGACGTCGCCGCGTGCATGCGCCACGCGGCGCGCCACCACCTGATGCGCAGCGTGCCGCAGCACGCCATGGCCTGA
- a CDS encoding thiamine pyrophosphate-dependent dehydrogenase E1 component subunit alpha — protein MTARASHDPAALPLDKETLLTVYRKMRTIRDFEERLHVDFARGDIPGFVHLYAGEEAAGVGILHHLHDGDRIASTHRGHGHCIAKGVDPVAMMKEIYGKKGGSCNGKGGSMHIADLSKGMMGANGILGAGAPLICGAALAAKFRGKGEVGITFCGDGASNQGTFLESLNLAAVWNLPVIFVIENNGYAESTSRDYGTAVDSYVDRAAGFGIPGVTVDGTDFFAVHEAAGEVIRRAREGGGPSLLECKMVRFYGHFEGDAQTYRAAGELDDIRANKDCLKLFGRTVTQAGVVAREELDAIDREVAALIEHAVQEAKAAPQPGPEDLLTDVYVSY, from the coding sequence ATGACAGCCAGAGCCTCACACGACCCTGCCGCGCTGCCGCTCGACAAGGAGACGCTGCTGACGGTGTACCGCAAGATGCGCACCATCCGCGATTTCGAGGAACGCCTGCACGTGGACTTCGCGCGCGGCGACATCCCGGGCTTCGTCCACCTGTATGCGGGCGAGGAAGCCGCGGGCGTCGGCATCCTGCACCACCTGCACGACGGCGACCGCATCGCCAGCACGCACCGCGGCCATGGCCACTGCATTGCCAAGGGCGTCGACCCGGTGGCGATGATGAAGGAGATCTACGGCAAGAAGGGCGGCTCGTGCAACGGCAAGGGCGGCTCGATGCATATCGCCGACCTGTCCAAGGGCATGATGGGCGCCAACGGCATCCTCGGCGCGGGCGCGCCGCTGATTTGTGGCGCAGCGCTGGCAGCGAAGTTCCGCGGCAAGGGCGAGGTCGGCATCACCTTTTGCGGCGACGGTGCTTCCAACCAGGGCACCTTCCTGGAAAGCCTGAACCTGGCTGCGGTGTGGAACCTGCCGGTGATCTTCGTGATCGAGAACAACGGCTACGCCGAATCGACTTCGCGCGACTACGGCACCGCGGTGGACAGCTACGTCGACCGCGCCGCGGGCTTCGGCATCCCGGGCGTGACCGTCGACGGCACCGATTTCTTCGCGGTCCACGAAGCCGCGGGCGAAGTCATCCGCCGCGCGCGCGAAGGCGGCGGGCCGTCGCTGCTCGAATGCAAGATGGTCCGCTTCTACGGCCACTTCGAAGGCGATGCGCAGACCTACCGCGCCGCCGGCGAACTCGACGACATCCGCGCCAACAAGGATTGCCTGAAGCTGTTCGGCCGCACCGTGACGCAAGCCGGCGTGGTCGCGCGCGAAGAGCTCGACGCCATCGACCGCGAAGTCGCCGCATTGATCGAGCACGCCGTGCAGGAAGCCAAGGCGGCGCCCCAGCCGGGCCCGGAAGACCTGCTGACCGACGTCTACGTCAGCTACTGA
- a CDS encoding alpha-ketoacid dehydrogenase subunit beta yields the protein MARKLSIKLAINEAIDQEMTRDPSVIMLGEDIVGGAGADGEKDAWGGVLGVTKGLYAKHGDRLLDTPLSESAYVGAAIGAAACGMRPIAELMFIDFMGVCFDQIFNQAAKFRYMFGGKAETPVVIRAMVGAGFRAAAQHSQMLTPLFTHIPGLKVVCPSTPYDTKGLLIQAIRDNDPVIFCEHKNLYGLEGDVPEGAYAIPFGEANIVRDGKDVTIVTYGLMVHRALEAAATLAKEGIEAEIVDLRTLSPLDMDTVLESVENTGRLVVVDEASPRCNIATDISAQVAQQAFGALKAGIEMVCPPHTPVPFSPTLEDLYIPSAAQIANAARKTVKGGKH from the coding sequence ATGGCTCGCAAACTGAGCATCAAGCTGGCGATCAACGAGGCGATCGACCAGGAAATGACCCGCGACCCCAGCGTCATCATGCTGGGCGAGGACATCGTCGGCGGCGCCGGCGCGGACGGCGAGAAGGACGCCTGGGGTGGCGTGCTGGGCGTGACCAAGGGCCTGTACGCCAAGCACGGCGACCGGCTGCTGGACACGCCGCTGTCCGAGTCCGCCTACGTGGGCGCGGCCATCGGCGCCGCGGCCTGCGGCATGCGGCCCATCGCGGAGCTGATGTTTATCGACTTCATGGGCGTGTGCTTCGACCAGATCTTCAACCAGGCCGCCAAGTTCCGCTACATGTTCGGCGGCAAGGCCGAGACCCCCGTGGTGATCCGCGCCATGGTGGGCGCGGGCTTCCGCGCCGCCGCGCAGCACAGCCAGATGCTGACGCCGCTGTTCACGCATATCCCCGGCCTGAAGGTGGTGTGCCCGTCCACGCCGTACGACACCAAGGGCCTGCTGATCCAGGCAATCCGCGACAACGACCCGGTGATCTTCTGCGAGCACAAGAACCTCTATGGCCTGGAGGGCGACGTGCCGGAAGGCGCCTATGCGATCCCGTTCGGCGAGGCCAATATCGTGCGCGACGGCAAGGACGTGACCATCGTCACCTACGGGCTGATGGTGCATCGCGCGCTGGAAGCGGCGGCGACGCTGGCCAAGGAGGGTATCGAGGCCGAGATCGTCGACCTGCGCACGCTCTCGCCGCTGGACATGGATACGGTTCTGGAGTCGGTCGAGAACACCGGCCGCCTGGTGGTGGTGGACGAGGCCAGCCCGCGCTGCAATATCGCCACCGATATCTCCGCGCAGGTCGCGCAGCAGGCCTTCGGTGCGCTCAAGGCCGGCATCGAGATGGTGTGCCCGCCGCATACGCCGGTGCCGTTCTCACCCACGCTGGAAGACCTGTATATCCCCAGCGCGGCGCAGATCGCCAACGCCGCGCGCAAGACCGTGAAGGGAGGCAAGCACTGA
- a CDS encoding acetoin dehydrogenase dihydrolipoyllysine-residue acetyltransferase subunit, whose amino-acid sequence MATPAITPIVMPKWGLSMKEGTVNAWLVDEGTEITVGMPILDVETDKIANAVEAPDAGTLRRKVAQAGDVLPVKALLGVLAPGEVSDAQIDEYVAAYETPADDSGDEDAASAYQFAEVDGIRVRYARKGNGAQTVLFIHGFGGDLDNWLFNLDPLADAYTVVALDLPGHGQSSPRLAGTTLAQMAGFVARFMDEAGIEAAHVVGHSMGGGVAAQLAVDAPQRVLSVALVSPVGFGEAVNSDYTDGFVKAQSRRELKPVVELLFADPGLVSRQMLDDLLRYKRLDGVDEALAALGQGLFGGGRQSEQPGQRLADSGKRVLVVWGAQDRIIPAGHAEAAPPGANVKVFADAGHMSQMEKANDFNALLRQHLGG is encoded by the coding sequence ATGGCCACGCCTGCAATTACCCCGATCGTGATGCCCAAATGGGGCCTGTCGATGAAGGAAGGCACGGTCAATGCCTGGCTGGTCGACGAAGGCACCGAGATCACCGTGGGCATGCCGATCCTCGATGTGGAAACCGACAAGATCGCCAATGCGGTGGAGGCGCCCGACGCGGGCACGCTGCGCCGCAAGGTGGCGCAGGCCGGCGACGTGCTGCCGGTGAAGGCGCTGCTGGGCGTGCTGGCCCCTGGGGAGGTGAGCGATGCGCAGATCGATGAATACGTCGCGGCTTATGAAACGCCGGCGGACGATAGTGGCGACGAGGATGCCGCCAGCGCGTACCAGTTTGCCGAGGTCGACGGCATCCGGGTCCGCTATGCCCGCAAGGGCAACGGCGCCCAGACCGTGCTCTTCATCCACGGCTTTGGCGGAGACCTGGACAACTGGCTGTTCAACCTCGACCCCCTGGCCGACGCGTACACCGTGGTGGCGCTCGACCTGCCCGGCCACGGACAGTCGTCGCCGCGGCTCGCGGGCACGACGCTGGCACAGATGGCCGGCTTTGTAGCGCGCTTCATGGACGAGGCCGGGATCGAGGCGGCGCACGTGGTCGGCCACTCGATGGGCGGCGGCGTGGCCGCGCAGCTGGCGGTGGATGCGCCGCAGCGGGTGCTGTCGGTGGCGCTGGTGTCGCCGGTGGGCTTCGGCGAGGCCGTCAACAGCGACTATACCGATGGCTTCGTCAAGGCGCAGTCGCGGCGCGAACTCAAGCCCGTGGTCGAACTGCTGTTTGCCGACCCGGGGCTGGTGAGCCGGCAGATGCTGGACGACCTGTTGCGCTACAAGCGGCTCGATGGCGTCGACGAGGCGTTGGCCGCGCTCGGCCAGGGCCTGTTCGGCGGCGGCCGGCAGAGTGAGCAGCCGGGGCAGCGCCTGGCCGACAGCGGCAAGCGGGTGCTGGTGGTGTGGGGCGCCCAGGACCGCATCATCCCGGCTGGGCATGCCGAGGCGGCGCCGCCCGGCGCTAACGTCAAGGTCTTTGCCGATGCCGGCCACATGAGCCAGATGGAGAAGGCCAACGACTTCAACGCGCTGCTAAGGCAGCACCTCGGCGGCTGA
- a CDS encoding carboxymuconolactone decarboxylase family protein translates to MSTELKTRLAQINKQFAALAQVQPAAMSAFQGLMKAATQEGSLPASVKELVAVALAVQKGCDDCVLFHTAQALCHGAAREQLAEVLALNIEMGGGPGAMYASKALAYFDALNG, encoded by the coding sequence ATGAGCACAGAACTGAAGACCCGCCTTGCCCAGATCAACAAGCAGTTCGCCGCGCTCGCGCAAGTTCAGCCGGCGGCAATGAGCGCATTCCAGGGCCTGATGAAGGCCGCCACGCAGGAAGGCAGCCTGCCGGCCTCCGTCAAGGAACTGGTCGCGGTGGCGCTGGCCGTGCAAAAGGGCTGCGACGACTGCGTGCTGTTCCACACGGCGCAGGCATTGTGCCACGGCGCCGCGCGCGAGCAACTGGCCGAAGTGCTGGCACTCAATATCGAGATGGGCGGCGGCCCGGGCGCGATGTATGCGTCGAAAGCTCTGGCCTATTTCGATGCGCTCAACGGCTAG
- a CDS encoding lipoate--protein ligase family protein: MPFGFVEIIAAGHAGSDPLQDELALLELAAQGRHVAQLWEAPLSLVVPRTYLRHAALETARADFARQGCPVFLRMSGGGLVPQGPGILNLSLAYPVGQPPGALSDAVYLHLCAVIAGALCPLGIETHWQAVAGSFCDGRYNLAWGPPEAARKIAGTAQYWRRAPAAMQAADGQRHLVLAHAVLLVNADPQLINARANAFEAAIGSERRYDASKVVSVREALLACGRAAPDDAALMAEVSDALRWSLGQHPAPA, translated from the coding sequence ATGCCGTTTGGTTTTGTCGAGATCATTGCCGCCGGCCACGCCGGCAGCGACCCGCTGCAGGACGAACTGGCGCTGCTGGAGCTTGCTGCCCAGGGCCGGCACGTGGCGCAGTTATGGGAGGCACCGTTGTCCCTGGTGGTACCGCGCACCTACCTGCGCCACGCGGCGCTGGAAACAGCGCGCGCCGATTTCGCCCGGCAGGGGTGTCCGGTGTTCCTGCGCATGTCCGGCGGCGGACTGGTTCCACAGGGACCCGGCATCCTCAACCTGAGCCTGGCTTACCCCGTCGGACAGCCGCCAGGCGCGCTCAGCGACGCGGTCTACCTGCACCTGTGCGCCGTGATCGCCGGCGCGCTGTGCCCGCTCGGCATCGAGACCCACTGGCAGGCGGTGGCCGGGTCGTTTTGCGACGGCCGCTACAACCTCGCCTGGGGTCCGCCCGAAGCCGCCCGCAAGATCGCGGGCACGGCCCAGTACTGGCGGCGCGCGCCAGCGGCCATGCAGGCGGCCGACGGCCAGCGCCACCTGGTGCTGGCCCACGCGGTGCTGCTGGTCAACGCCGACCCGCAGCTGATCAATGCGCGCGCCAATGCCTTCGAGGCGGCCATCGGCAGCGAGCGGCGTTATGACGCGAGCAAGGTCGTCAGCGTGCGCGAGGCGCTCCTGGCCTGCGGGCGTGCCGCGCCGGACGATGCCGCGCTGATGGCGGAGGTCTCGGACGCGCTGCGCTGGAGCCTCGGGCAGCATCCGGCGCCGGCCTAA
- a CDS encoding DUF3047 domain-containing protein, which yields MKTSAALRLALCATLLLASLPAPAQGGKPGLVLSERKPGGALPTDWKNLPVAEGKARTEYELVADGGTTVLRAQANGSASALMHAGDVDLARTPVVAWRWKAEAAIPGADNRDGAREDAPARLVFFFDGDTSKLSLGDRAAIQLARTVAGEELPYATLMYVWSTSAAPGTVIPNPHTGRVQMIVVSGAGDAGKWQDLRRNVARDYERVFREPPGPLKAYGIMTDTDNTHASARAWYGDIRFLPGTAAKD from the coding sequence ATGAAGACCTCCGCTGCCTTGCGCCTCGCCCTGTGCGCCACCCTGCTGCTTGCCTCGCTTCCCGCGCCCGCGCAAGGCGGCAAGCCTGGACTCGTGCTTTCCGAGCGCAAGCCGGGCGGTGCGCTGCCGACGGACTGGAAAAATTTACCAGTGGCCGAAGGCAAGGCCAGGACCGAGTACGAACTGGTGGCCGATGGCGGTACGACGGTGCTGCGGGCGCAAGCCAATGGCTCGGCATCCGCGCTGATGCACGCCGGCGACGTGGATCTGGCGCGTACCCCCGTGGTCGCCTGGCGCTGGAAGGCCGAGGCGGCCATACCCGGCGCCGACAACCGCGACGGCGCACGCGAGGACGCGCCGGCCCGGCTGGTGTTCTTCTTCGACGGCGACACCAGCAAGCTCTCGCTGGGCGATCGCGCCGCGATACAGCTGGCCAGGACCGTGGCCGGCGAGGAACTGCCCTATGCCACGCTGATGTATGTGTGGTCGACCAGTGCGGCGCCCGGCACCGTCATCCCGAATCCGCATACCGGTCGCGTGCAGATGATCGTGGTCTCCGGCGCGGGCGATGCCGGCAAATGGCAGGACCTGCGGCGCAACGTGGCACGGGACTATGAACGCGTATTCCGCGAGCCGCCCGGACCGCTCAAGGCCTACGGCATCATGACCGACACCGACAATACCCATGCCTCGGCCCGCGCCTGGTACGGCGACATCCGCTTCTTGCCAGGCACCGCGGCGAAGGATTAG
- a CDS encoding OsmC family protein: MTIQATWKPSQGNSICQLTNGTAAWQADLDASAGGDTRYPNPHDLLDSALAACTTLTLQLYAKRKGYPITEVHVSVGHEEANGTYTMQREVKVSGDLSPQILEDLLRVANRCPVHKTLSGQFSIQTSLA; this comes from the coding sequence ATGACTATCCAAGCGACATGGAAGCCCAGCCAGGGCAACAGCATCTGCCAGCTGACCAACGGCACCGCGGCGTGGCAGGCCGATCTCGATGCTTCCGCCGGGGGTGACACCCGTTACCCGAATCCGCATGACTTGCTGGACTCCGCCCTGGCCGCCTGCACGACGCTGACCTTGCAACTGTATGCAAAGCGCAAGGGTTACCCGATCACTGAAGTTCATGTCTCGGTCGGCCACGAAGAGGCCAACGGTACTTATACGATGCAGCGCGAGGTCAAGGTCAGCGGCGACCTGTCGCCCCAGATCCTGGAAGACCTGTTGCGCGTCGCCAATCGTTGCCCGGTGCACAAGACGTTGTCCGGCCAGTTCTCGATCCAGACCTCGCTGGCATGA